From the genome of Buteo buteo chromosome 4, bButBut1.hap1.1, whole genome shotgun sequence:
AAAAAACtcacacaaacacagcaaagctgtgctgtgctttcaAAGACAGACTCTGCTGGTGCTGTACACAACAGTTTCTGTGTGTCATCTGCTCCCTGCACACTTCTGGAAAATTTTGGTTTATGGTTCCCGGTAACTCTTCCGGAAGACCAAGTTCCTACTACAGACAGCTGCAAAGCTGTTCCTCCGAGGCTGCATTTGTATAACTAGGTCATAGAAGCTGATTTCTCCTTCCTTGAACCTGGTCTCAAGTACCCCAAAGGACTTTCCAAGGTTTAAACTTTTGCTGGGAGAGATTCTCAGTCCCACTTAACAGGCAGCACATTAAACAGACTCAGGCAATGCACACTGGAGTAGACCCAACGGCCCAAGGTCGTAGCACCCCCAAACTCTCCCTCTGCAGATGCGATCGCAGGTCTTAAGCCCAGGGTCTTAATCCACTCCTCGTTAGACCATCTactgtttcttttattgtttaatttttttttccactagtgACAGCCCAGAAACCACCTCTCCTTAGAGCTGGGCTCTTTGTTCCCCTGTGTAAGAACAATGGAGGAGCCCCCCTACCACCCTGCATTGGAAGATCTCTGCTGCGCTGTCGATAGAGCAGTCAGTGCCCTGAAATCTGCAGTTTTTCTGCCGTCTCTGCCGGCGGGAAGACTCCCTCTGCTGTTCTAAACCAGCAGAAGGCCTGGGGTTACAACCCCTCATACCACCCCCAAAACTGGGAGCCACATAGGATGTTTTCAAGTGGGTCACGCTGGAAAATTTATGGTCAGAGAAATGTTCCTGTAGTCAGTCCAGCTCAGAGAGCAGCTTCCATCATCAGTGGGAAAAGCCAGAACTGGCTTTGGATCTtgaaaagtggggttttttactgGGACGAAGGAAAATATTATGCTTAATTATCAAAGGAACTGTTGAAGAATAcagactgcagaaaaagagGTAAGGGCTGATTTTAGTTTTCGGTTCCTGTTCAAGCACatctgcaggctgctgctgatcCTTTGGTGTCGCTTCAACACAGTTCTGTAATTTACTTATAAAGTTTTTAGAGGCAACTTGGCATACAAAACCCAGCGTTACCAGCACACGAGTGCCGATGGATCACGAACGCTCTGACATCCCAGTCAGAGTCCAGCGCTCTGCTGGAGACAAGCGTAGCATGACCAGAACCAAGAAAACCACATCGCAGGGCCGCGCTTCGtttttcagaggggaaaaaccaACCCAATGAAGCATTGGAACAATACTCCAGCGTACAGGAAGACTTGTCATTCGCTCCTGAAGAGGAATTGTAATTCCAAGGCTCCCCTATGAAAAAACAGCACAAATAAAAGCATCAGGTAGGCTCTGTGCGTACGCAGCACCCTAGTTATGAGGTACAGTAGGTTACCATGTCAGGTCATGGGAGTATGTCACATTCAGGTGATTTCTACATGCTTAACAACATCTTATTTACTTTAACGTTGCTCCATAGACATTTACAAGATCTTTTGCAGAGCACTGCAAGCTGACCTACCCCAACACCACCATTCTGTATGTATTACTGTACAAAACCGATGACCAGATGTGGACGAAAATCATGACTTCACCTCAGCAAGACTGCTTTTCTCCCACAGGGTATCGGCTTAGTCCGACACTGAGCATGACCAAGCCATTTGGAGAAAAACACTGTTGCATTCACACCCATAATGGCCACACACACATCACTTACAGCCCCTGGCAATCCACACCAATGAAGTACCACACTTCTAGCCTAAGTAAACTTCCTGGCTGTGCTCTATATTTTTCTGAGACAGGAAGGGAAGGTGGGTGAGAGAAAAAAGCGGGTCTATGTCTACGCGGGGCTGTACTattctgctccagctgcttaAATGAGCAGCTCCCAAGCAGATGTGGTGAGTAGCTGTCAGCAGGAGGGCTCTGGACCGCAGGTCTAGAGAGAAAGCAACCCTGCTCCACAGCCTGACGCTTACCTCATGTGGAGGGCTTCACCTGCTCAGCGCAGAGCAGGAAGGCATTGACGTGGTCGCTGCAGTTCATAACGGAGGCTTGGTTTTCCTTCAGGCACTGCTCGAAGGCGGCGAACGGCTCCGCGCAGTCCTGGCGAATCTGCTGCACGATGGGGCTGCAAAAACAACACCGGACCCTCAGCTCCCGCTCTGAGATCCAACCCGAGAGGCCTAACCCGGTCTCAGCCCCATCCCTgaccccatcccacccctccCGCACTCACTGAGCGGCGGCGCAGCGGGACATACTGAGGCGGAGACGGTGACAGTCGCGTTGCCAAGAGGCCGGGCTGGCGGCCACGCACCGCCCGTACTGCTCCATCTCGTTACGGCAGTAACGTGCCGTAATCTCCAAAGCCGCCTGCCTGCGGGGAAACGGTAAAATTAATACGGTGGAGGCAACGCGGCCTAGACCGGCCcggtccccgccgccgcccgctaCTCACATGCCGCCGAGCACCGGGCACTCCTACCGCTGTGCGCATGCGCGGCCACCGCTCTACCGCCGCTGCGCATGCGTCGAGCCGGGAGGCGCGGCCGGCGGCTGCGCATGCGCAgctgcggcggcgggggggcggtgcgGAGCTCAAACTGACCACTGCGCAGGCGCCAGATGCCGCGTGCGCTCCCCCCGCCGGAAGCGGAAGTATGTCGTTTGCGGTTTCTCGGAAGATGGCGGCGGCCGGTCCGGCTCCCGGTCCCGTGGACGAGCTGGTCTCGTCGGTGACGCTTTACCGCCGGCGACCGAGGCTTCTTCACGGCACCGTGTTGCCCTTCGTGGCGGGGCTCTACCCGGCCTGGTTGTGGCTGTGGGGACCGCGCGTATGGGCGGCGTGGGGGGAGGCGACGGCCGCGGCGACGGTGGAGGAGGAGGGCCCGAAACCGGGACCGGGCCCCGCGCCCCCCGAAGCCGCATTGCT
Proteins encoded in this window:
- the CHCHD5 gene encoding coiled-coil-helix-coiled-coil-helix domain-containing protein 5: MQAALEITARYCRNEMEQYGRCVAASPASWQRDCHRLRLSMSRCAAAHPIVQQIRQDCAEPFAAFEQCLKENQASVMNCSDHVNAFLLCAEQVKPST